In Quercus robur chromosome 10, dhQueRobu3.1, whole genome shotgun sequence, a genomic segment contains:
- the LOC126704250 gene encoding uncharacterized protein LOC126704250, with protein MSQTSIKLYSEMGFLKLPLLVLLFSVFSLLSFIALCDDSELTVKFLKTPHAFSNLNSTVFIFEVPLGGSSACTNCNIICKLDDGFGRINASQCENGTVLCEGLQDGNHKFEVCPNGTQGVGCSSYNWTVDTVPPTAYISASTPFTNALNALINISFSEPCTGGGFVCSSVKCNLLVNAAGQVIPNSLKTLQPNLQYSILVGLSSTAQSGRVILVMDKNFCTDSAGNKFERNKNSNFTLHFDRRSINFTTHVPERQLQLHGETRLIRATNNCTKLKICLTFPEPILNTSEEIKNSLKAEILYSLQMSQGSLLPLVDTKKYEGPSRFEFKVAACISDTAVVTVSVDSNSIISRHRTPVSPVEPVTFLYDSLRPNVTLITLPSESPRPSVMLSTPSHIWTREHNITMLIKFGKPVFGFNSSKISITGGHLQRQVISGYLRVCIYALIKADQDIVSVNVPENVTGDVTGNKNLPSNVLQVRHYSVPKITRVILGLVTTSIVVTFIPAGLITVSIASIDSIGEFSSPFSSLSRPESNLFRIVCHLQVFALSRWLAVRLPVEYYEFARGLQWSIPYFSLPWESGHIPYTVKTNSSLPDNTHSYMSKIPYSGIFTGEQMKPKSFNRAGLPLAAMAYDLFIERLDAEYAFNPHILNGWRDFYRSTFWLAIIGGSFIQLHALLLVLLKLRKRNSEMQRGYGVLTFPRFEIFLVNLGLPCICEASASLIRGGTALGIVVGGLLLGAVSFLLLAFLLFLSRGITFEKLLQYKEVHQESRGFHWYQEIVRVFLVSGRRGQWTWKNQQNSNYLTILGPLFEDFRGPQISNLSQISGGRSHTQGADHETEDEAPFIQKLCGKLRIYYTLLESVRRVLLGVMAGASMENSSPQIPSIIFLCITCFQLFFLVLEKPFIKKNIQRIEFMSIFSEACISVICFVLSETKELKAKKATIVGWLMIAVFLVGFLPRIIYELCALYKQIKLLDTAENRFLTGLNIVSFGLALLFISEEFLLSRWFPHLKDNIADSNSQPTSAAEKDTATPRLTDNIVDSNSQPTSVVEKDTATSTSDQIKSLRQD; from the exons ATGTCTCAGACTTCAATTAAGCTTTACTCTGAAATGGGCTTTCTCAAGCTTCCATTGCTGGTTTTACTTTTCTcggttttttctcttttgagttTCATAGCACTCTGTGATGACTCAGAGCTCACTGTGAAGTTCTTGAAGACTCCCCATGcattctcaaatctcaactCAACCGTATTCATCTTTGAAGTTCCTTTGGGTGGGAGTAGCGCTTGCACCAACTGTAACATCATTTGCAAG TTGGATGATGgctttggccgcattaatgctTCTCAATGTGAAAATGGGACGGTTTTGTGTGAAGGCTTGCAGGATGGAAATCATAAATTTGAGGTTTGCCCCAACGGGACTCAAGGAGTTGGCTGCAGTAGCTATAACTGGACTGTTG ATACTGTCCCGCCAACGGCATATATCTCAGCCTCAACACCTTTCACAAATGCTTTGAATGCCCTTATAAATATATCTTTCAGTGAACCCTGTACTGGTGGAGGTTTTGTATGTTCGTCTGTGAAATGCAAT CTTTTGGTCAATGCTGCTGGCCAAGTTATACCAAACTCGCTCAAAACTCTACAGCCAAACCTCCAATATTCTATCCTTGTGGGTTTATCATCCACTGCTCAGTCTGGGCGAGTGATTTTGGTAATGGATAAGAATTTTTGTACTGACAGTGCAGGGAACAAATTTGAAAGAAACAAGAATTCTAATTTCACTCTGCATTTCG ATAGACGAAGTATCAACTTTACTACTCACGTTCCCGAAAGGCAACTTCAACTTCATGGTGAAACTAGACTGATACGAGCAACTAATAACTGCACTAAACTAAAGATCTGTTTAACCTTTCCAGAGCCTATTCTCAACACATctgaagaaattaaaaattctctCAAAGCAGAAATTTTATATTCTCTCCAAATGAGTCAGGGCTCACTTCTTCCTCTGGTTGACACTAAAAAATATGAAGGGCCTAGCAGATTTGAATTTAAG GTTGCTGCATGTATATCTGACACGGCTGTAGTCACAGTAAGCGTTGATTCAAACTCTATAATAAGCAGACACAGGACTCCAGTTTCCCCAGTTGAACCAGTTACTTTCCTATATG ATTCTCTGAGGCCTAATGTAACGTTGATTACACTACCTTCCGAATCTCCGAGGCCTTCTGTAATGCTGAGTACACCATCCCATATTTGGACAAGAGAACACAACATCACTATGTTGATCAAATTCGGGAAGCCTGTATTTGGCTTCAACTCTTCTAAAATATCAATCACAGGAGGGCATTTACAGAGGCAAGTCATTTCTGGTTATCTTCGTGTTTGTATCTATGCAT TGATAAAAGCAGACCAAGATATTGTATCTGTCAATGTTCCCGAAAACGTAACTGGGGATGTTACTGGAAACAAAAATCTGCCTTCCAATGTTCTACAAGTAAGGCACT aTTCTGTGCCGAAAATAACTCGTGTGATTCTTGGGCTTGTAACTACATCAATTGTGGTGACATTTATTCCTGCTGGGCTCATTACGGTTTCAATAGCAAGCATTGACTCCATTGGGGAATTTTCGAGtccattttcttctttatctcgTCCTGAGAGTAATCTTTTT AGAATTGTATGCCATCTTCAGGTCTTTGCACTATCTAGATGGTTGGCAGTGAGACTGCCAGTGGAGTATTATGAATTTGCAAGGGGTTTACAATGGAGCATTCCCTACTTTAGTCTTCCGTGGGAATCTGGGCACATTCCCTACACTGTCAAGACAAACTCGAGTCTCCCTGACAACACACATTCCTACATGTCTAAAATTCCTTATTCAGGAATCTTTACGGGTGAGCAGATGAAACCAAAGAGTTTTAATAGGGCCGGGTTACCGCTGGCTGCAATGGCATATGATTTATTCATTGAG AGACTAGACGCTGAATATGCTTTTAATCCACATATTCTAAATGG GTGGAGGGATTTTTATAGAAGCACGTTCTGGTTAGCTATAATTGGTGGCAGTTTCATACAGCTGCATGCTTTACTCCTTGTCCTCCTAAAATTGAGGAAGCGAAATTCTGAAATGCAGAGGGGTTATGGAGTACTCACATTCCCAAGATTTGAAATATTCCTTGTAAATCTTGGGCTACCTTGTATTTGTGAGGCCTCTGCCTCTCTAATTAGAG GAGGAACGGCATTGGGGATTGTTGTTGGCGGTCTGCTTCTGGGTGCTGTGTCTTTTCTACTCCTGGCCTTCCTCTTGTTCCTCTCTAGAGGTATTACATTTGAAAAGCTACTTCAATACAAGGAAGTTCATCAAGAGAGCCGGGGTTTTCACTGGTATCAAGAAATAGTCCGAGTATTTTTGGTTTCCGGTAGGAGAGGCCAGTGGACATGGAAAAACCAGCAGAATTCTAATTACTTAACCATCTTAGGGCCTCTATTTGAAGATTTTAGAGGCCCTCAAATATCCAATCTCTCACAAATTTCTGGGGGCAGATCCCATACACAAGGTGCAGATCACGAAACTGAAGATGAAGCACCTTTTATCCAAAAGCTGTGTGGAAAACTCAGAATATACTACACATTGCTTGAGTCCGTGAGACGTGTTTTGCTAGGGGTTATGGCTGGTGCCTCTATGGAGAACTCGTCTCCTCAGATTCCCTCCATAATCTTCTTATGCATCACTTGTTTTCAGCTCTTCTTCCTTGTTCTCGAGAAGCcatttattaagaaaaacatTCAGCGGATTGAGTTCATGTCAATTTTCAGTGAAGCATGTATATCTGttatttgttttgttctctCAGAGACAAAAGAATTGAAAGCCAAGAAAGCGACTATAGTTGGATGGCTCATGATTGCAGTTTTCCTAGTGGGATTTTTACCACGGATAATATATGAATTGTGTGCTTTGTATAAACAGATAAAGCTGCTGGACACTGCTGAGAACCGTTTCCTAACCGGTTTGAATATAGTTTCATTTGGATTAGCTCTGCTTTTCATCTCAGAGGAGTTTTTATTAAGCAGATGGTTCCCCCATTTAAAGGATAATATTGCAGACTCCAACTCTCAACCAACCTCTGCTGCAGAAAAAGATACCGCTACCCCACGTTTAACTGACAATATTGTAGACTCCAACTCTCAACCAACCTCTGTTGTAGAAAAAGATACGGCTACCTCTACCTCTGATCAAATCAAATCCCTACGTCAGGATTGA
- the LOC126702888 gene encoding glutaredoxin, giving the protein MGSVFSSKISKEDLEMALNKAKEIVSSNPVVVFSKTYCGYCKRVKQLFTQLGASYKIIELDEERDGSDIQSALAEWTGQRTVPNVFIGGKHIGGCDTIMEKYQAGQLVPLLTEAGAIANNSAQL; this is encoded by the exons atggGATCGGTTTTCAGCTCAAAAATAAGCAAAGAAGATCTAGAAATGGCGTTGAACAAGGCTAAGGAGATTGTGTCTTCCAATCCTGTTGTTGTCTTcag TAAAACTTACTGTGGCTATTGCAAGAGGGTCAAGCAGCTGTTCACACAGCTAGGAGCAAGTTACAAGATTATTGAGCTGGATGAGGAAC GTGATGGAAGTGACATTCAATCGGCTCTAGCAGAGTGGACTGGTCAGAGGACTGTGCCCAATGTGTTTATTGGGGGAAAACACATTGGTGGTTGTGATA CTATTATGGAGAAGTACCAGGCAGGTCAGCTTGTTCCCCTTCTCACTGAAGCTGGTGCCATTGCCAATAACTCTGCCCAGCTGTGA
- the LOC126702522 gene encoding uncharacterized protein LOC126702522 isoform X1, whose protein sequence is MATLLPETSKKIFTPENLRAAAKQSQRCLVVPVRLRRAIKKYLRELEEPHMKRKVLRLSQSLNTIKDVNAQMVMTTSRELVEDPLKTVEHSKQRWKIKSSYGDIGFKYMEDETAAYVASRMPAVFSACYRVLKEVRRRLPGFSPARVLDFGAGTGSAFWALQEVWPQSLEKVNLVEPSQSMQRAGRSLIQGMKNLPLIHSYDSIQALTKSINKSERRHDLVIASYVLGEIPSLKDRITIVRQLWDLTQDVLVLVEPGTPHGFNVISQMRSHILWMEKRKLRKSKAAINTTSKDLVEAQKSGAFIVAPCPHDGQCPLARTSKYCHFVQRLERTSSQRAYKRAKGEPPLRGFEDEKFSFVAFRRGQRPSEPWPLDGMEFETLKEQHAKRNPEDLEIDYEDLIKLQQEADNIPYEEVDPATYDSDVMDTDAADQNDEDEEEEETTSADLGGGWGRIIFSPVRRGRHVTMDICRSTNQDGSEGSFERVVVTQSKNPTLHHQAKRSLWGDLWPF, encoded by the exons ATGGCGACCCTTTTACCGGAAACCTCTAAAAAAATCTTCACCCCAGAAAACCTCCGCGCCGCCGCTAAGCAATCCCAGCGCTGCCTCGTCGTTCCGGTTCGTCTCCGCCGAGCCATCAAAAAATATCTCCGAG AGCTTGAGGAGCCGCACATGAAGAGGAAGGTGCTGAGGCTATCACAGTCTCTGAACACAATCAAGGATGTGAACGCGCAGATGGTGATGACAACGTCAAGGGAGCTGGTGGAGGATCCATTGAAAACGGTAGAGCATTCGAAGCAGCGGTGGAAGATCAAGAGCTCCTATGGTGACATTGGCTTCAAGTATATGGAGGATGAGACTGCCGCTTATGTTGCATCTCGGATGCCTGCTGTGTTCTCCGCATGTTACCGAGTTCTCAAGGAG GTTCGTAGAAGGCTACCAGGTTTCTCTCCAGCTAGAGTGTTGGATTTTGGTGCTGGCACGGGTTCGGCTTTCTG GGCCCTGCAAGAAGTGTGGCCACAGTCCTTGGAGAAAGTCAATTTAGTGGAGCCATCCCAGTCAATGCAGCGTGCTGGCCGGAGCCTTATACAAG GTATGAAGAATCTGCCACTTATTCATAGTTATGATAGCATTCAGGCACTTACTAAGAGCATCAATAAGTCAGAGAGAAGACATGACCTTGTGATTGCT TCCTATGTGCTTGGGGAGATACCATCTCTGAAGGACAGAATCACTATAGTACGCCAGCTTTGGGATCTTACACAGGATGTTCTG GTTTTGGTTGAACCTGGAACACCTCATGGATTTAATGTAATATCTCAAATGCGATCTCATATATTATGGATGGAGAAAAGG AAACTCCGTAAATCTAAAGCTGCAATCAATACAACTTCAAAGGACTTGGTGGAGGCTCAAAAAAGCGGTGCATTCATAGTTGCCCCT TGCCCTCATGATGGACAATGTCCACTGGCAAGAACTAGTAAATACTGTCATTTTGTCCAACGCTTGGAGAGGACATCATCACAACGTGCATACAAG CGTGCCAAGGGGGAACCACCTTTACGTGGCTTTGAGGATGAGAAATTTTCTTTCGTTGCTTTTAGACGAGGACAAAGACCAAG TGAACCCTGGCCCCTTGATGGCATGGAATTTGAGACATTGAAGGAACAACATGCAAAAAGAAATCCAGAAGATCTTGAAATTGACTATG AGGACTTAATCAAGTTACAGCAAGAAGCTGATAATATTCCATATGAAGAAGTGGATCCAGCTACCTATGATTCAGATGTAATGGATACTGATGCTGCTGACCAGAATGACGAAgatgaggaggaagaagaaacaACCTCTGCTGATCTTGGGGGTGGTTGGGGCAGGATTATTTTTTCACCTGTTCGACGGGGCAGGCATGTCACAATGGATATTTGTCGATCAACCAATCAAGATGGCTCGGAGGGTTCGTTTGAGCGTGTGGTTGTCACTCAAAGTAAGAATCCTACATTACACCATCAGGCCAAAAGATCTCTTTGGGGTGACTTGTGGCCCTTTTGA
- the LOC126702522 gene encoding uncharacterized protein LOC126702522 isoform X2, whose translation MKRKVLRLSQSLNTIKDVNAQMVMTTSRELVEDPLKTVEHSKQRWKIKSSYGDIGFKYMEDETAAYVASRMPAVFSACYRVLKEVRRRLPGFSPARVLDFGAGTGSAFWALQEVWPQSLEKVNLVEPSQSMQRAGRSLIQGMKNLPLIHSYDSIQALTKSINKSERRHDLVIASYVLGEIPSLKDRITIVRQLWDLTQDVLVLVEPGTPHGFNVISQMRSHILWMEKRKLRKSKAAINTTSKDLVEAQKSGAFIVAPCPHDGQCPLARTSKYCHFVQRLERTSSQRAYKRAKGEPPLRGFEDEKFSFVAFRRGQRPSEPWPLDGMEFETLKEQHAKRNPEDLEIDYEDLIKLQQEADNIPYEEVDPATYDSDVMDTDAADQNDEDEEEEETTSADLGGGWGRIIFSPVRRGRHVTMDICRSTNQDGSEGSFERVVVTQSKNPTLHHQAKRSLWGDLWPF comes from the exons ATGAAGAGGAAGGTGCTGAGGCTATCACAGTCTCTGAACACAATCAAGGATGTGAACGCGCAGATGGTGATGACAACGTCAAGGGAGCTGGTGGAGGATCCATTGAAAACGGTAGAGCATTCGAAGCAGCGGTGGAAGATCAAGAGCTCCTATGGTGACATTGGCTTCAAGTATATGGAGGATGAGACTGCCGCTTATGTTGCATCTCGGATGCCTGCTGTGTTCTCCGCATGTTACCGAGTTCTCAAGGAG GTTCGTAGAAGGCTACCAGGTTTCTCTCCAGCTAGAGTGTTGGATTTTGGTGCTGGCACGGGTTCGGCTTTCTG GGCCCTGCAAGAAGTGTGGCCACAGTCCTTGGAGAAAGTCAATTTAGTGGAGCCATCCCAGTCAATGCAGCGTGCTGGCCGGAGCCTTATACAAG GTATGAAGAATCTGCCACTTATTCATAGTTATGATAGCATTCAGGCACTTACTAAGAGCATCAATAAGTCAGAGAGAAGACATGACCTTGTGATTGCT TCCTATGTGCTTGGGGAGATACCATCTCTGAAGGACAGAATCACTATAGTACGCCAGCTTTGGGATCTTACACAGGATGTTCTG GTTTTGGTTGAACCTGGAACACCTCATGGATTTAATGTAATATCTCAAATGCGATCTCATATATTATGGATGGAGAAAAGG AAACTCCGTAAATCTAAAGCTGCAATCAATACAACTTCAAAGGACTTGGTGGAGGCTCAAAAAAGCGGTGCATTCATAGTTGCCCCT TGCCCTCATGATGGACAATGTCCACTGGCAAGAACTAGTAAATACTGTCATTTTGTCCAACGCTTGGAGAGGACATCATCACAACGTGCATACAAG CGTGCCAAGGGGGAACCACCTTTACGTGGCTTTGAGGATGAGAAATTTTCTTTCGTTGCTTTTAGACGAGGACAAAGACCAAG TGAACCCTGGCCCCTTGATGGCATGGAATTTGAGACATTGAAGGAACAACATGCAAAAAGAAATCCAGAAGATCTTGAAATTGACTATG AGGACTTAATCAAGTTACAGCAAGAAGCTGATAATATTCCATATGAAGAAGTGGATCCAGCTACCTATGATTCAGATGTAATGGATACTGATGCTGCTGACCAGAATGACGAAgatgaggaggaagaagaaacaACCTCTGCTGATCTTGGGGGTGGTTGGGGCAGGATTATTTTTTCACCTGTTCGACGGGGCAGGCATGTCACAATGGATATTTGTCGATCAACCAATCAAGATGGCTCGGAGGGTTCGTTTGAGCGTGTGGTTGTCACTCAAAGTAAGAATCCTACATTACACCATCAGGCCAAAAGATCTCTTTGGGGTGACTTGTGGCCCTTTTGA